Proteins co-encoded in one Leptidea sinapis chromosome 16, ilLepSina1.1, whole genome shotgun sequence genomic window:
- the LOC126968753 gene encoding acireductone dioxygenase gives MVKSWYMDNDTTSDQRLEHHRNPPEFISLEDLFKKTGVEYFKLDVNTYATDGILDKIKKDRGYSFEDEIICSEKCLSNYEEKLKSFYTEHLHTDEEIRFVVEGSGYFDVRDSEDRWIRIAVFPGDMIVIPSGIYHRFTLDSNNFIRAKRFFVGEPVWQPYNRPADEMPCRKEYLDHMQKGFITAH, from the exons ATGGTAAAATCGTGGTATATGGATAATGATACGACAAGTGATCAACGTTTAGAGCATCACAGAAATCCTCCCGAATTTATATCATTAGAAGATTTGTTCAAGAAAACAGGTGTTGAATACTTTAAA cttGATGTTAACACCTATGCAACTGATGGAATTTTGGACAAAATTAAAAAGGATCGTGGATATTCCTTCGAAGATGAAATTATCTGTTCAGAAAAGTGTCTGTCCAACTATGAAGAGAAACTCAAATCATTCTATACTGAGCACCTCCATACTGATGAAGAAATAAG aTTTGTTGTGGAAGGTTCCGGATACTTTGATGTCCGTGATAGTGAAGACAGATGGATACGGATAGCTGTGTTCCCAGGAGATATGATTGTCATACCAAGTGGTATCTACCACAGGTTTACGCTTGACAGTAAT AATTTTATTCGTGCCAAACGCTTCTTTGTTGGAGAACCAGTATGGCAGCCCTACAATAGACCTGCAGATGAGATGCCATGTCGCAAGGAGTACCTCGATCATATGCAAAAAGGATTTATTACTGCACATTAA
- the LOC126968734 gene encoding uncharacterized protein LOC126968734, translating to MTLHWWMHWFWVTAMLLIIASGGNDAAPQSELEPISDVQTEPRYADRQPRAMYFTKTPLVTTRAPDDVTKETVTKNIEKVSNASVNATDVQIQWTPVNTTDNTTPTENISVETFTNVTESSNTTYSRRRNLTRPDPDYVKEDAIEGLSESRIVTEKPLSLETTFLQTRIPPNIESSRRIIDRNEGGMDTGAIAGISFAALVIAALAGSTAFVLYRRRYLNKPQTLNDKCSNPDSSGYLDDSTIRDNSEEMYSLDNDSFLNSLEAMTIQNYWTDTVKHTKL from the exons CTAGCGGCGGTAATGACGCTGCGCCTCAGTCAGAGCTAGAACCAATAAGCGACGTCCAAACAGAGCCAAGATATGCAGACAGACAACCACGAGCTATGTACTTTACCAAAACACCACTTGTAACGACTCGAGCCCCAGATGACGTAACTAAAGAAACTGTCACTAAAAATATCGAAAAGGTATCAAATGCTTCAGTAAATGCCACAGATGTACAAATACAGTGGACCCCAGTTAACACCACAGATAATACAACTCCGACAGAAAATATATCTGTAGAGACATTTACAAATGTAACAGAGTCAAGTAATACAACGTATTCGAGAAGACGAAATCTAACAAGACCGGACCCAGACTACGTAAAGGAAGACGCGATAGAAGGACTATCAGAGAGTAGAATAGTGACTGAAAAGCCGTTGTCCCTCGAGACGACATTCCTTCAAACCAGAATACCGCCTAATATAGAATCTTCTAGACGTATTATAGATCGGAATGAAGGCGGAATGGACACGGGTGCGATTGCTGGCATATCATTTGCAGCATTAGTGATAGCTGCACTTGCTGGTAGTACGGCCTTCGTTTTGTACAGAAGGCGATATTTGAATAAACCCCAGACATTGAATGATAAATGTTCTAATCCTGATTCAAGTGGATATTTAGATGATAGTACTATTAGG GACAATTCAGAAGAGATGTACAGTTTGGATAACGACTCGTTCCTGAACTCTCTAGAAGCCATGACTATACAGAACTATTGGACGGATACAGTGAAGCACACTAAGCTATAG